One window of the Corynebacterium glutamicum ATCC 13032 genome contains the following:
- a CDS encoding IclR family transcriptional regulator: MPSSTAHRLVVELTSVKLLERFSDGKYGIGTHAWETFVRANPLERMRLQAQTILSDVREELGQYVCLAVPDFVDRTILYVERFDSTDSQLRLLGRHAGRLDLHTTSLGLVMLAFASPQTIKAVTSSPFKDSISGDITDGAAVAAMLPEIRATGHFVFVGGLIPENTAVAAPVFDRKGVVRASVGVVARNDEIDVNQAVSVVLDACQKLSVRLQKDSLY, encoded by the coding sequence TTGCCTAGCTCGACGGCGCACCGTTTGGTCGTGGAATTGACGTCGGTGAAGTTGCTGGAGCGCTTTTCTGACGGCAAATATGGCATCGGCACGCATGCGTGGGAGACGTTTGTGAGGGCGAATCCTTTGGAGCGCATGAGGCTGCAAGCTCAGACCATCTTGAGTGATGTGCGTGAAGAGCTGGGGCAATACGTGTGTTTGGCGGTGCCGGATTTTGTGGATCGTACGATTTTGTATGTGGAGCGTTTCGATTCGACGGATAGTCAGCTGCGTCTTTTGGGCAGGCATGCGGGGCGTTTGGATTTGCACACCACATCATTGGGGTTGGTGATGTTGGCGTTTGCTTCGCCGCAAACCATTAAGGCAGTGACGAGTTCGCCGTTTAAGGATTCCATTTCGGGGGATATTACGGATGGTGCTGCTGTAGCTGCGATGCTCCCGGAAATTCGCGCGACGGGGCATTTTGTATTTGTGGGTGGTCTGATTCCGGAGAATACGGCGGTTGCGGCTCCGGTTTTTGATCGAAAAGGGGTTGTTCGGGCATCAGTGGGGGTAGTGGCGAGGAACGATGAAATTGATGTGAATCAGGCGGTTTCTGTGGTGCTTGATGCATGCCAAAAGCTCAGCGTAAGGCTACAAAAAGACTCTCTATATTAA
- the rlmB gene encoding 23S rRNA (guanosine(2251)-2'-O)-methyltransferase RlmB, which produces MAGNDSRRGGLRKTNKKGATKGSGGQVRRGLKGKGPTPKAEDRTYHAAHKRKVERDRRDRGRHQREMPELVVGRNPVLECLHARVPATALYVAEGAANDERLSEAVHTAAGRNLPVLEVNKLELDRMTGNGMHQGIGLAIPPYEYADVHDLIANAAASKKPGMFVILDNITDPRNLGAVIRSVGAFGGNGVIIPERRSASVTAVAWRTSAGTAARVPVAKETNMTRVVKEFQQNGYQVVGLDAGGDHTLDTYDGTDNVVIVVGSEGKGISRLVRENCDTIMSIPTEGWVESLNASVAAGVVLSEFSRQRRIKG; this is translated from the coding sequence ATGGCAGGAAATGACAGTCGTCGAGGCGGCTTACGCAAGACCAATAAAAAAGGTGCAACCAAGGGCAGTGGCGGACAGGTTCGTCGCGGTCTGAAAGGTAAGGGGCCTACCCCTAAAGCTGAGGATCGCACCTATCACGCAGCTCACAAGCGCAAGGTGGAGCGTGATCGTCGTGATCGTGGACGCCACCAGCGTGAAATGCCAGAGTTGGTTGTGGGCCGTAACCCAGTGCTGGAATGTCTGCATGCACGCGTTCCAGCGACTGCTTTGTATGTTGCAGAGGGTGCGGCGAACGATGAGCGTCTGAGCGAGGCAGTGCACACTGCGGCTGGCCGAAATCTTCCAGTGCTGGAGGTTAACAAGCTGGAGCTGGATCGTATGACCGGCAACGGCATGCACCAGGGCATCGGCCTGGCGATCCCTCCTTACGAGTACGCAGATGTTCATGATCTGATCGCCAATGCTGCGGCTTCTAAGAAGCCAGGCATGTTCGTGATTCTGGATAACATCACCGACCCACGTAACTTGGGTGCTGTGATTCGTTCCGTCGGTGCTTTCGGCGGCAACGGTGTCATCATTCCGGAGCGTCGTTCAGCATCTGTGACCGCTGTTGCATGGCGTACTTCTGCTGGTACCGCAGCGCGTGTGCCAGTGGCGAAGGAAACCAACATGACTCGTGTCGTGAAGGAATTCCAGCAAAACGGTTACCAGGTCGTCGGCCTTGACGCTGGCGGCGACCACACTTTGGACACCTACGACGGCACCGACAACGTTGTCATCGTCGTCGGTTCTGAGGGCAAGGGAATTTCCCGTCTCGTTCGCGAAAACTGCGACACCATCATGTCCATACCCACCGAGGGCTGGGTTGAATCGCTGAACGCTTCGGTTGCTGCCGGCGTCGTGCTGTCGGAGTTCTCGCGCCAGCGTCGCATTAAGGGTTAA
- the cysS gene encoding cysteine--tRNA ligase, translated as MTLRIFDTGTRTLRDFKPVQPGHASVYLCGATPQSSPHIGHVRSAVAFDILRRWLMAKGLDVAFVRNVTDIDDKILTKASENGRPWWEWVSTYEREFTWTYNTLGVLPPSTEPRATGHVTQMIKYMQRLIDNGFAYAVDGSVYFDVAAWSKAEGSDYGSLSGNRVEDMEQGEPDNFGKRGPQDFALWKAAKPGEPSWPTPWGDGRPGWHLECSAMATYYLGEQFDIHCGGLDLQFPHHENEIAQAHAAGDKFANYWMHNHWVTMAGEKMSKSLGNVLAVPEMLKQVRPVELRYYLGSAHYRSVLEYSESALSEAAVGYRRIESFLERVGDVEVGEWTPGFEVAMDEDIAVPKALAEIHNAVREGNAALDKGDREAAEKLASSVRAMTGVLGFDPVEWGSDAGADGKADKALDVLISSELERRATARAEKNWAVADEVRDRLADAGIEVVDTADGATWKLQ; from the coding sequence GTGACTCTACGCATCTTTGACACCGGTACCCGTACGCTTCGAGATTTTAAACCTGTTCAACCAGGTCATGCCTCGGTGTACCTGTGTGGTGCCACCCCGCAATCTTCACCCCACATTGGACATGTTCGTTCAGCAGTAGCGTTTGATATTTTGCGCCGCTGGCTCATGGCTAAGGGACTTGATGTGGCATTTGTTCGCAATGTCACTGATATCGATGACAAGATTCTCACCAAGGCATCTGAAAATGGTCGCCCTTGGTGGGAATGGGTGTCCACCTATGAACGTGAATTCACCTGGACGTACAACACGTTGGGTGTGCTTCCTCCATCAACGGAGCCTCGTGCAACAGGCCACGTCACTCAGATGATTAAGTACATGCAGCGCTTGATTGATAACGGCTTTGCTTACGCCGTTGATGGCTCTGTGTACTTTGATGTCGCAGCGTGGTCCAAGGCTGAAGGATCTGACTATGGTTCTTTGTCCGGAAACCGTGTTGAAGATATGGAGCAGGGCGAGCCCGATAACTTTGGTAAGCGGGGGCCACAGGACTTTGCTCTGTGGAAGGCTGCCAAACCGGGTGAGCCGTCATGGCCAACCCCTTGGGGAGACGGCCGGCCGGGTTGGCATTTGGAATGCTCTGCCATGGCCACCTACTATTTGGGTGAGCAATTTGATATTCACTGTGGTGGTTTGGATCTGCAATTTCCACACCATGAAAATGAAATTGCCCAGGCACATGCGGCTGGCGATAAATTTGCCAACTACTGGATGCACAATCACTGGGTAACAATGGCCGGCGAGAAAATGTCCAAGTCTTTGGGCAATGTTTTGGCTGTGCCGGAAATGCTAAAGCAGGTTCGTCCTGTCGAGCTTCGTTATTACCTTGGGTCTGCCCATTACCGTTCCGTCCTTGAGTATTCCGAGAGCGCTTTGAGTGAAGCTGCGGTGGGTTACCGTCGCATTGAGTCTTTCCTTGAGCGTGTGGGGGATGTTGAGGTAGGCGAGTGGACGCCAGGTTTTGAAGTTGCGATGGATGAGGATATTGCAGTTCCTAAGGCTTTGGCTGAAATCCATAACGCTGTCCGCGAGGGCAATGCTGCCTTGGATAAGGGTGATCGTGAGGCAGCGGAGAAGCTTGCTTCCTCGGTTCGTGCGATGACTGGCGTTTTGGGCTTCGACCCCGTTGAATGGGGTTCAGATGCAGGCGCTGATGGCAAGGCAGATAAGGCGCTTGATGTGCTGATTTCTTCGGAGCTTGAGCGTCGTGCAACTGCTCGTGCTGAGAAGAATTGGGCGGTTGCTGATGAGGTTCGAGATCGTCTTGCCGATGCTGGTATTGAGGTTGTGGATACCGCAGATGGCGCTACATGGAAATTGCAGTAA
- a CDS encoding sucrose-specific PTS transporter subunit IIBC, whose protein sequence is MDHKDLAQRILRDIGGEDNIVAAAHCATRLRLVLKDTKDVDRQSLDDDPDLKGTFETGGMFQIIVGPGDVDHVFKELDDATSKDIAVSTEQLKDVVANNANWFSRAVKVLADIFVPLIPILVGGGLLMAINNVLVAQDLFGPQSLVEMFPQISGVAEMINLMASAPFAFLPVLVGFTATKRFGGNEFLGAGIGMAMVFPSLVNGYDVAATMAAGEMPMWSLFGLDVAQAGYQGTVLPVLVVSWILATIEKFLHKRLKGTADFLITPVLTLLLTGFLTFIAIGPAMRWVGDVLAHGLQGLYDFGGPVGGLLFGLVYSPIVITGLHQSFPPIELELFNQGGSFIFATASMANIAQGAACLAVFFLAKSEKLKGLAGASGVSAVLGITEPAIFGVNLRLRWPFFIGIGTAAIGGALIALFNIKAVALGAAGFLGVVSIDAPDMVMFLVCAVVTFFIAFGAAIAYGLYLVRRNGSIDPDATAAPVPAGTTKAEAEAPAEFSNDSTIIQAPLTGEAIALSSVSDAMFASGKLGSGVAIVPTKGQLVSPVSGKIVVAFPSGHAFAVRTKAEDGSNVDILMHIGFDTVNLNGTHFNPLKKQGDEVKAGELLCEFDIDAIKAAGYEVTTPIVVSNYKKTGPVNTYGLGEIEAGANLLNVAKKEAVPATP, encoded by the coding sequence ATGGACCATAAGGACCTCGCGCAACGCATCCTGCGCGACATTGGCGGCGAAGACAACATTGTCGCCGCCGCACACTGTGCAACGCGTTTACGCCTCGTGCTCAAAGACACCAAGGATGTGGATCGCCAAAGTCTGGATGATGATCCAGATCTGAAAGGCACGTTTGAAACGGGTGGTATGTTCCAGATCATCGTCGGGCCAGGCGATGTGGATCATGTTTTCAAAGAACTCGATGACGCAACCTCCAAAGACATCGCTGTGTCCACAGAGCAGCTCAAAGATGTTGTGGCTAACAACGCCAACTGGTTCAGCCGTGCTGTGAAGGTATTGGCGGACATTTTCGTCCCGCTGATTCCAATCTTGGTTGGTGGCGGTCTGCTCATGGCTATCAACAATGTGTTGGTTGCGCAGGATCTGTTCGGTCCGCAATCACTGGTGGAGATGTTCCCTCAGATCAGCGGTGTTGCTGAGATGATCAACCTCATGGCATCTGCGCCGTTCGCGTTCTTGCCAGTGTTGGTTGGTTTCACCGCAACCAAGCGTTTCGGCGGCAATGAGTTCCTGGGCGCCGGTATTGGTATGGCGATGGTGTTCCCGAGCTTGGTGAACGGCTACGACGTGGCCGCCACCATGGCTGCGGGCGAAATGCCAATGTGGTCCCTGTTTGGTTTAGATGTTGCCCAAGCCGGTTACCAGGGCACCGTGCTTCCTGTGCTGGTGGTTTCTTGGATTCTGGCAACGATCGAGAAGTTCCTGCACAAGCGACTCAAGGGCACTGCAGACTTCCTGATCACTCCAGTGCTGACGTTGCTGCTCACCGGATTCCTTACATTCATCGCCATTGGCCCAGCAATGCGCTGGGTGGGCGATGTGCTGGCACACGGTCTACAGGGACTTTATGATTTCGGTGGTCCAGTCGGCGGTCTGCTCTTCGGTCTGGTCTACTCACCAATCGTCATCACTGGTCTGCACCAGTCCTTCCCGCCAATTGAGCTGGAGCTGTTTAACCAGGGTGGATCCTTCATCTTCGCAACGGCATCTATGGCTAATATCGCCCAGGGTGCGGCATGTTTGGCAGTGTTCTTCCTGGCGAAGAGTGAAAAGCTCAAGGGCCTTGCAGGTGCTTCAGGTGTCTCCGCTGTTCTTGGTATTACGGAGCCTGCGATCTTCGGTGTGAACCTTCGCCTGCGCTGGCCGTTCTTCATCGGTATCGGTACCGCAGCTATCGGTGGCGCTTTGATTGCACTCTTTAATATCAAGGCAGTTGCGTTGGGCGCTGCAGGTTTCTTGGGTGTTGTTTCTATTGATGCTCCAGATATGGTCATGTTCTTGGTGTGTGCAGTTGTTACCTTCTTCATCGCATTCGGCGCAGCGATTGCTTATGGCCTTTACTTGGTTCGCCGCAACGGCAGCATTGATCCAGATGCAACCGCTGCTCCAGTGCCTGCAGGAACGACCAAAGCCGAAGCAGAAGCACCCGCAGAATTTTCAAACGATTCCACCATCATCCAGGCACCTTTGACCGGTGAAGCTATTGCACTGAGCAGCGTCAGCGATGCCATGTTTGCCAGCGGAAAGCTTGGCTCGGGCGTTGCCATCGTCCCAACCAAGGGGCAGTTAGTTTCTCCGGTGAGTGGAAAGATTGTGGTGGCATTCCCATCTGGCCATGCTTTCGCAGTTCGCACCAAGGCTGAGGATGGTTCCAATGTGGATATCTTGATGCACATTGGTTTCGACACAGTAAACCTCAACGGCACGCACTTTAACCCGCTGAAGAAGCAGGGCGATGAAGTCAAAGCAGGGGAGCTGCTGTGTGAATTCGATATTGATGCCATTAAGGCTGCAGGTTATGAGGTAACCACGCCGATTGTTGTTTCGAATTACAAGAAAACCGGACCTGTAAACACTTACGGTTTGGGCGAAATTGAAGCGGGAGCCAACCTGCTCAACGTCGCAAAGAAAGAAGCGGTGCCAGCAACACCATAA
- the scrB gene encoding sucrose-6-phosphate hydrolase → MCGAMHTELSSLRPAYHVTPPQGRLNDPNGMYVDGDTLHVYYQHDPGFPFAPKRTGWAHTTTPLTGPQRLQWTHLPDALYPDASYDLDGCYSGGAVFTDGTLKLFYTGNLKIDGKRRATQNLVEVEDPTGLMGGIHRRSPKNPLIDGPASGFTPHYRDPMISPDGDGWKMVLGAQRENLTGAAVLYRSTDLENWEFSGEITFDLSDAQPGSAPDLVPGGYMWECPNLFTLRDEETGEDLDVLIFCPQGLDRIHDEVTHYASSDQCGYVVGKLEGTTFRVLRGFSELDFGHEFYAPQVAVNGSDAWLVGWMGLPAQDDHPTVAREGWVHCLTVPRKLHLRNHAIYQELLLPEGESGVIRSVLGSEPVRVDIRGNISLEWDGVRLSVDRGGDRRVAEVKPGELVIADDNTAIEITAGDGQVSFAFRAFKGDTIER, encoded by the coding sequence GTGTGTGGGGCTATGCACACAGAACTTTCCAGTTTGCGCCCTGCGTACCATGTGACTCCTCCGCAGGGCAGGCTCAATGATCCCAACGGAATGTACGTCGATGGCGATACCCTCCACGTCTACTACCAGCACGATCCAGGTTTCCCCTTCGCACCAAAGCGCACCGGCTGGGCTCACACCACCACGCCGTTGACCGGACCGCAGCGATTGCAGTGGACGCACCTGCCCGACGCTCTTTACCCGGATGCATCCTATGACCTGGATGGATGCTATTCCGGTGGAGCCGTATTTACTGACGGCACACTTAAACTTTTCTACACCGGCAACCTAAAAATTGACGGCAAGCGCCGCGCCACCCAAAACCTCGTCGAAGTCGAGGACCCAACTGGGCTGATGGGCGGCATTCATCGCCGTTCGCCTAAAAATCCGCTTATCGACGGACCCGCCAGCGGTTTCACACCCCATTACCGCGATCCCATGATCAGCCCTGATGGTGATGGTTGGAAAATGGTTCTTGGGGCCCAACGCGAAAACCTCACCGGTGCAGCGGTTCTATACCGCTCGACAGATCTTGAAAACTGGGAATTCTCCGGTGAAATCACCTTTGACCTCAGTGATGCACAACCTGGTTCTGCTCCTGATCTCGTTCCCGGTGGCTACATGTGGGAATGCCCCAACCTTTTTACGCTTCGCGATGAAGAAACTGGCGAAGATCTCGACGTGCTGATTTTCTGTCCACAAGGATTGGACCGAATCCACGATGAGGTTACTCACTACGCAAGCTCTGACCAGTGCGGATATGTCGTCGGCAAGCTTGAAGGAACGACCTTCCGCGTCTTGCGAGGATTCAGCGAGCTGGATTTCGGCCATGAATTCTACGCACCGCAGGTTGCAGTAAACGGTTCTGATGCCTGGCTCGTGGGCTGGATGGGGCTGCCCGCGCAGGATGATCACCCAACAGTTGCACGGGAAGGATGGGTGCACTGCCTGACTGTGCCCCGCAAGCTTCATTTGCGCAACCACGCGATCTATCAAGAGCTTCTTCTCCCAGAGGGGGAGTCAGGGGTAATCAGATCTGTATTAGGTTCTGAACCTGTCCGAGTAGACATCCGAGGCAATATTTCCCTCGAGTGGGATGGTGTCCGTTTGTCTGTGGATCGTGGTGGTGATCGTCGCGTAGCTGAGGTAAAACCTGGCGAATTAGTGATCGCGGACGATAATACAGCCATTGAGATAACTGCAGGTGATGGACAGGTTTCATTCGCTTTCCGGGCTTTCAAAGGTGACACTATTGAGAGATAA
- the nagB gene encoding glucosamine-6-phosphate deaminase, with the protein MDIIICKDEQEVGKAAAALIAPFATKGGTLGLATGSSPLSTYQELIRMYEAGEVSFKNCKAFLLDEYVGLTRDDENSYFKTIRKEFTDHIDIVDEEVYSPDGANPDPYEAAAEYEAKIAAESVDVQILGIGGNGHIAFNEPSSSLSGLTKVQALHPKTVEDNARFFNTIEEVPTHALTQGLGTLSRAQNIVLVATGEGKADAIRGTVEGPLTAMCPGSILQMHNNATIIVDEAAASKLENADHYRLMEQLKLR; encoded by the coding sequence ATGGACATCATCATCTGCAAAGACGAGCAAGAAGTCGGCAAAGCAGCGGCAGCCCTGATCGCACCCTTCGCAACTAAGGGCGGAACCTTGGGGCTTGCAACTGGATCGTCACCTTTGAGCACCTACCAAGAGCTCATTCGCATGTATGAAGCTGGGGAAGTGTCATTCAAGAACTGCAAGGCATTCTTGTTGGATGAATACGTGGGATTAACGCGCGACGATGAAAACAGCTACTTCAAAACCATTCGTAAAGAGTTCACTGACCACATCGACATCGTTGATGAAGAGGTCTACAGCCCAGATGGTGCAAACCCTGATCCATACGAAGCAGCTGCAGAGTATGAGGCAAAGATCGCTGCAGAATCCGTTGATGTTCAAATCCTTGGCATCGGCGGAAACGGCCACATCGCTTTCAATGAGCCATCATCTTCTCTGTCAGGACTGACAAAGGTCCAGGCGCTGCACCCTAAAACTGTGGAGGACAACGCTCGATTCTTCAACACCATCGAAGAGGTCCCAACCCACGCCCTCACCCAGGGTTTGGGCACTTTGTCCCGCGCGCAAAACATCGTGTTGGTGGCAACTGGTGAAGGAAAAGCCGACGCCATCCGCGGAACTGTGGAAGGCCCACTGACCGCCATGTGCCCAGGTTCCATCCTGCAGATGCACAACAATGCCACCATCATCGTTGATGAAGCAGCAGCATCCAAGCTGGAAAACGCTGATCACTACCGTCTCATGGAGCAATTAAAGCTGCGCTAG
- a CDS encoding N-acetylglucosamine-6-phosphate deacetylase yields MAEVVHYQENAGQAVKKIEGRIVTPHGVIDGFLQLENGIITELSGEPAPKNAGFHPELPTIVPSFIDLHNHGGNGGAFPTGTQDQARNAAQYHREHGTTVMLASMVSAPADALAAQVENLIPLCEEGLLCGIHLEGPFINACRCGAQNPDFIFPGNPTDLAQVIHAGKGWIKSITVAPETDNLTELLDLCAAHHIIASFGHTDADFDTTTSAIALAKEKNVTVTATHLFNAMPPLHHRDPGSVGALLAAARAGDAYVELIADGVHLADGTVDLARSNNAFFITDAMEAAGMPDGEYILGVLNVTVTDGVARLRDGGAIAGGTSTLASQFVHHVRRGMTLIDATLHTSTVAAKILGLSDHEIVKSNPVNFVVFDSNGQLQQVHLDHQVI; encoded by the coding sequence ATGGCAGAAGTGGTGCATTATCAAGAAAATGCAGGTCAAGCAGTTAAAAAAATTGAAGGAAGAATTGTTACCCCCCACGGGGTGATTGATGGCTTTCTCCAACTCGAAAACGGCATCATCACGGAACTCTCTGGAGAACCAGCACCTAAAAACGCAGGATTCCACCCCGAACTCCCCACGATTGTTCCCAGTTTTATTGATCTTCATAATCACGGTGGAAACGGTGGCGCGTTTCCTACGGGAACGCAGGACCAGGCGAGGAATGCCGCGCAGTATCACCGCGAACATGGCACGACCGTGATGTTGGCAAGCATGGTTTCGGCGCCGGCTGACGCACTGGCAGCGCAGGTGGAAAACCTTATTCCCTTGTGTGAAGAGGGCCTGCTGTGCGGCATTCACCTCGAGGGTCCTTTCATCAACGCATGCCGTTGTGGTGCTCAAAACCCGGATTTTATTTTTCCCGGCAACCCAACAGATCTTGCCCAGGTGATCCATGCGGGAAAAGGTTGGATCAAATCGATCACAGTAGCGCCGGAAACTGACAATCTTACTGAGCTTCTCGATCTCTGCGCAGCGCACCACATCATTGCTTCCTTCGGGCACACTGATGCAGATTTTGATACCACTACCAGCGCAATTGCCTTGGCTAAAGAGAAAAATGTGACGGTCACGGCTACGCATTTGTTCAATGCGATGCCTCCGCTGCATCATAGGGATCCCGGCAGCGTGGGCGCTTTGCTTGCTGCGGCACGTGCCGGGGACGCATATGTTGAGTTGATCGCCGACGGCGTGCATTTGGCCGATGGAACGGTCGATCTAGCTCGTTCCAACAACGCCTTTTTCATCACGGACGCCATGGAAGCCGCCGGAATGCCAGACGGTGAGTACATTTTGGGCGTTTTGAACGTCACCGTCACCGATGGCGTCGCCCGTCTGCGCGATGGCGGCGCCATCGCCGGGGGTACCAGCACACTAGCGAGTCAGTTCGTGCACCACGTGCGCAGGGGTATGACGCTTATCGACGCGACCCTCCACACCTCAACCGTCGCCGCCAAAATTCTCGGACTTAGCGATCACGAAATCGTTAAATCCAACCCTGTAAATTTTGTGGTCTTTGACTCAAACGGCCAGTTACAACAGGTCCATTTAGACCATCAAGTAATTTAA
- a CDS encoding dihydrodipicolinate synthase family protein, translating to MASATFTGVIPPVMTPLHADGSVDVESLRKLVDHLINGGVDGLFALGSSGEAAFLTRAQRKLALTTIIEHTAGRVPVTAGVIETTTARVIELVEDALEAGAEGLVATAPFYTRTHDVEIEEHFRKIHAAAPELPLFAYNIPVSVHSNLNPVMLLTLAKDGVLAGTKDSSGNDGAIRSLIEARDDAGLTEQFKILTGSETTVDFAYLAGADGVVPGLGNVDPAAYAALAKLCLDGKWAEAAALQKRINHLFHIVFVGDTSHMSGSSAGLGGFKTALAHLGIIESNAMAVPHQSLSDEETARIHAIVDEFLYTA from the coding sequence ATGGCTTCCGCAACTTTCACCGGCGTGATCCCACCCGTAATGACCCCACTCCACGCCGACGGCAGTGTGGATGTAGAAAGCCTCCGCAAGCTCGTTGACCACCTCATCAATGGTGGCGTCGACGGACTTTTCGCACTGGGCTCCTCAGGCGAAGCGGCATTCCTCACCCGCGCCCAGCGCAAACTCGCACTGACCACCATCATCGAGCACACCGCAGGCCGCGTTCCCGTAACTGCTGGTGTCATTGAAACCACCACTGCTCGCGTGATTGAGCTCGTGGAAGATGCCCTGGAGGCTGGTGCCGAAGGCCTCGTTGCCACTGCACCTTTCTACACCCGCACCCACGATGTGGAAATTGAAGAACACTTCCGCAAGATCCACGCCGCCGCTCCAGAGCTTCCACTGTTTGCCTACAACATCCCAGTGTCGGTGCACTCCAACCTCAACCCAGTCATGCTTTTGACGCTGGCCAAGGATGGCGTTCTTGCAGGCACCAAGGATTCCAGTGGCAATGATGGCGCAATCCGCTCACTGATCGAAGCTCGTGATGATGCTGGACTCACTGAGCAGTTCAAGATCCTCACCGGCAGCGAAACCACCGTTGATTTCGCCTACCTTGCGGGTGCCGATGGAGTTGTCCCAGGCCTGGGCAATGTTGATCCTGCAGCATACGCAGCTTTAGCAAAACTCTGCCTCGATGGAAAGTGGGCAGAAGCTGCTGCTTTGCAGAAGCGCATCAACCACCTCTTCCACATCGTCTTCGTGGGAGACACCTCCCATATGTCCGGATCCAGCGCTGGTTTGGGCGGTTTCAAGACAGCACTCGCACACCTTGGCATTATTGAATCCAATGCGATGGCAGTTCCTCACCAGAGCCTCAGCGACGAAGAAACTGCTCGCATTCACGCCATTGTTGATGAATTCCTGTACACCGCTTAA